A single window of Candidatus Woesearchaeota archaeon DNA harbors:
- a CDS encoding COG1361 S-layer family protein, with protein MRNNSKNNGKHNNRLIIFAALLIFFLSIERTASAAGVSPEGNAITISMLNQEPSPVDSGQYVKLKFRVENIGGESLKNVVVEIIPAFPFSLDPGASGRIALGTIGGGQTGVDSLIIEYRLRVDEKAISGLNEIKLRYSADGENWVTLSAFNVNVRRSFPGLSIESISSEPLNIAPGKYAILKIEIKNLADSAMKDVSVGINLSSSSIPFIPIGSGTEKKAYQIAAGETKSFEFGIMASPDAATGVYKVPLFISYRDEGNANHTKSDIAGVIVNSEPVLSAEISSSAITTSGTKGKITVKIINEGTGDVKFLKARIDESPDYKILSAGEYYIGELASDDYDTADFTIYAEKTKEGSISIPLKLIYSDAIGNRYEKIEYAPLRIYTSAEMKKFGMAGTGSGAGIIITLLIVAAGVLLYKNRKRIRHLIRKK; from the coding sequence ATGAGAAACAATTCAAAGAACAACGGAAAGCACAATAACAGATTAATAATATTTGCAGCTTTGCTGATTTTTTTCCTTTCAATTGAAAGGACAGCTTCAGCAGCAGGAGTTTCTCCTGAAGGAAATGCCATAACAATAAGCATGCTGAACCAGGAGCCAAGCCCTGTTGATTCAGGGCAGTATGTCAAGCTTAAATTCCGCGTGGAAAACATCGGGGGAGAATCCCTGAAAAATGTTGTTGTTGAGATTATCCCGGCATTCCCCTTTTCCTTGGATCCCGGCGCCAGCGGAAGAATTGCCCTGGGAACAATCGGAGGCGGGCAGACAGGAGTTGATTCCCTTATAATTGAATACAGGCTGAGAGTGGATGAAAAGGCAATCTCCGGCTTGAATGAGATAAAGCTGAGATATTCAGCAGATGGAGAAAACTGGGTTACATTGTCTGCTTTTAATGTCAATGTGAGAAGGTCATTTCCGGGGCTTTCAATAGAGTCAATAAGCTCAGAGCCCCTCAATATAGCGCCGGGCAAATATGCAATCCTAAAAATTGAGATTAAGAACCTTGCTGACTCGGCAATGAAAGATGTCTCAGTTGGAATAAATCTTTCATCATCATCAATTCCATTTATTCCAATAGGCTCTGGAACAGAGAAGAAGGCATATCAGATTGCAGCAGGAGAGACAAAATCATTTGAGTTTGGCATAATGGCATCTCCGGATGCAGCAACAGGAGTTTACAAAGTCCCATTGTTCATAAGCTACCGTGATGAGGGAAATGCAAACCACACAAAATCAGACATAGCAGGAGTAATTGTAAATTCAGAGCCGGTTCTCTCTGCTGAGATTTCCAGCAGCGCAATCACAACTTCAGGGACAAAAGGAAAGATTACAGTAAAGATAATAAATGAGGGAACAGGAGATGTCAAATTCCTGAAAGCAAGAATTGATGAAAGCCCAGATTACAAAATTCTTTCTGCAGGCGAATATTACATCGGAGAGCTTGCCTCAGACGATTATGACACAGCTGACTTCACAATTTATGCTGAGAAGACAAAAGAGGGCTCAATCAGCATACCTTTGAAACTGATTTACTCAGACGCAATAGGAAACAGATATGAAAAAATTGAGTATGCCCCTCTGCGAATTTACACATCAGCAGAGATGAAAAAATTCGGGATGGCTGGAACAGGGAGCGGCGCAGGAATTATTATAACCCTTCTGATTGTTGCTGCAGGGGTGCTGCTATACAAGAACAGGAAAAGAATAAGGCATCTTATCAGGAAAAAGTAA